The following are encoded together in the Mycolicibacterium arabiense genome:
- a CDS encoding phosphoribosyl-ATP diphosphatase: protein MEQSPAVKTFDALFAELSERARTRPEGSGTVAALDDGVHGLGKKILEEAGEVWLAAEHEGDEALAEEISQLLYWTQVLMIKRGLTLDDVYAKL, encoded by the coding sequence GTGGAACAATCGCCTGCCGTGAAGACCTTCGATGCCCTGTTCGCCGAACTGAGCGAGCGTGCGCGCACCCGCCCCGAGGGCAGTGGGACCGTCGCCGCGCTCGACGACGGCGTGCACGGGCTCGGGAAGAAGATCCTCGAGGAGGCAGGCGAGGTCTGGCTGGCCGCCGAGCACGAGGGTGACGAGGCGCTCGCCGAGGAGATCAGCCAGCTCCTGTACTGGACTCAGGTGCTGATGATCAAGCGGGGCCTCACCCTCGACGACGTGTACGCGAAGCTGTGA
- the hisG gene encoding ATP phosphoribosyltransferase: MLRVAVPNKGALSESAAEILSEAGYRRRRDAKDLTVIDRVNNVEFFFLRPKDIAIYVGSGQLDLGITGRDLAADSGATVSERLALGFGNSTFRYAGPIGRDWTVEDLAGTRIATSFPNLVQKDLSDRGIDATVIRLDGAVEISVQLGVADVIADVVGSGRTLGLHDLVAFGDSLCDSEAVLIESSDPDPGTAAARAQLTARVQGVVFGQQYLMLDYDCPRTVLERATAVTPGLESPTIAPLADPDWAAVRALVPRRDVNAIMDELAAIGAKAILASDIRFCRF, translated from the coding sequence CTGTTGCGCGTCGCCGTCCCCAACAAGGGCGCGCTGAGCGAGTCCGCCGCCGAGATCCTGTCCGAGGCCGGCTACCGCCGCCGCCGGGACGCCAAGGACCTGACCGTCATCGACCGCGTCAACAACGTCGAGTTCTTCTTCCTGCGTCCCAAGGACATCGCGATCTACGTCGGGTCGGGCCAGCTGGACCTCGGCATCACCGGCCGCGATCTGGCCGCCGACTCCGGGGCAACGGTCTCCGAGCGGCTCGCGCTGGGCTTCGGGAACTCCACCTTCCGCTACGCGGGCCCGATCGGCCGGGACTGGACCGTCGAGGACCTCGCGGGCACGCGCATCGCGACGTCGTTCCCGAACCTCGTCCAAAAGGACCTGTCGGACAGGGGGATCGACGCCACGGTCATCCGGCTCGACGGAGCGGTGGAGATCTCGGTCCAGCTCGGCGTGGCCGACGTGATCGCCGACGTCGTCGGCTCCGGCCGCACGCTGGGCCTGCACGACCTGGTCGCGTTCGGCGACTCGCTGTGCGATTCCGAGGCCGTGCTGATCGAGAGTTCCGACCCCGACCCGGGCACCGCCGCGGCGCGCGCACAACTCACCGCGCGCGTGCAGGGCGTGGTGTTCGGCCAGCAGTACCTGATGCTCGACTACGACTGCCCGCGTACCGTTCTGGAGCGCGCCACCGCCGTGACACCCGGTCTCGAATCGCCCACGATCGCACCGCTGGCCGATCCCGACTGGGCTGCGGTCCGGGCGTTGGTGCCGCGCCGCGACGTCAACGCGATCATGGACGAACTCGCGGCCATCGGCGCCAAGGCCATCCTCGCCTCCGACATCCGGTTCTGTCGCTTTTGA
- a CDS encoding DUF4126 family protein: protein MTHALVLLLAVLIGVVAGLRALTPPAAVAWGAMLGWLPVEGTWAEWMAHPITVTVLTILLVVELITDQLPKTPPRTVPPQFIARLLTGAFAGAVIGAGFHHTFSALGAGMVGAVLGTLGGFHARRALVAKNGGRDLPIAATEDVIAVVGGFAVAALVATL from the coding sequence ATGACGCACGCGCTCGTCCTGCTTCTCGCTGTTCTGATTGGTGTCGTCGCGGGGCTTCGGGCGCTGACGCCTCCCGCCGCGGTTGCGTGGGGGGCCATGCTGGGCTGGCTCCCCGTCGAGGGCACCTGGGCCGAATGGATGGCTCACCCCATCACGGTCACGGTGCTCACGATCCTGCTAGTCGTCGAGTTGATCACCGACCAACTGCCGAAGACGCCACCCCGAACGGTTCCGCCGCAGTTCATCGCCCGGTTGCTCACCGGCGCCTTCGCGGGCGCCGTCATCGGCGCCGGGTTCCACCACACGTTCAGTGCGCTGGGCGCAGGCATGGTCGGCGCGGTGCTGGGCACACTGGGCGGATTCCACGCCCGCCGTGCGCTGGTGGCCAAGAACGGCGGACGCGACCTGCCCATCGCAGCCACCGAGGACGTCATCGCCGTGGTCGGTGGTTTCGCCGTGGCCGCCCTCGTCGCGACGCTGTGA
- a CDS encoding FAD-containing oxidoreductase has translation MPREFDAIVIGAGQAGPPLAGRFTDAGQTVAVIERKLVGGTCVNYGCIPTKTLVASAHAAHIARRGSDFGVGTGDVTVDMAKVKARKDRIMLDDRSGLESWLDGMDGCTLIRGHARFEGPNTIRVGDELLTAPKIFLNVGGRATVPPIPGLDDVDYLTNVGILDLDELPEHLVVIGGSYIALEFAQMYRRFGARVTVVERGSRLTAREDEDVSAAIKEILEAEGIDVHLDATEMRVEKHDNGSGGFDLYTRDGAEPVSGTHLLVATGRKPNTDDLGLDAAGVTTDAHGYVETDDQLRTSVDGIWAMGDCNGKGAFTHTSYNDFEIVAANLFDDDPRRVSDRITTYALYTDPPLGRAGMSVDEVRKTGRKALVGKRPMTRVGRAVEKGETQGFMKVVVDAETEQILGAAILGVGGDEVIQDILDVMTAKLPYTAISRTMHIHPTVGELVPTMLQDLKPLK, from the coding sequence ATGCCACGCGAATTCGACGCGATCGTCATCGGCGCCGGGCAGGCGGGCCCGCCGCTCGCAGGCCGATTCACCGACGCCGGGCAGACGGTGGCGGTCATCGAGCGCAAGCTCGTCGGCGGAACCTGCGTCAACTACGGTTGCATACCGACCAAGACGCTGGTGGCGAGCGCGCACGCGGCCCACATCGCCAGGCGTGGCTCGGATTTCGGTGTCGGTACCGGTGACGTCACGGTCGACATGGCGAAGGTGAAGGCACGCAAGGACCGGATCATGCTCGACGACCGCTCCGGCCTGGAGTCCTGGCTCGACGGGATGGACGGGTGCACCCTGATCCGCGGCCACGCCCGCTTCGAGGGGCCGAACACCATCCGCGTCGGCGACGAGTTGCTCACCGCTCCCAAGATCTTCCTCAACGTCGGCGGGCGCGCCACCGTGCCACCGATCCCCGGGCTCGACGACGTCGACTACCTCACCAACGTCGGAATCCTCGACCTCGACGAGCTGCCAGAACACCTGGTGGTCATCGGCGGCAGTTACATCGCGCTCGAGTTCGCGCAGATGTACCGGCGTTTCGGCGCCCGGGTGACCGTCGTGGAGCGCGGGTCACGGCTGACGGCCCGCGAGGACGAAGACGTGTCCGCCGCGATCAAGGAGATCCTCGAGGCCGAGGGCATCGACGTCCACCTCGACGCGACCGAGATGCGAGTCGAGAAGCACGACAACGGATCCGGTGGCTTCGATCTCTACACCCGCGACGGGGCCGAGCCGGTGTCGGGAACGCACCTGCTGGTGGCGACCGGCCGCAAGCCGAATACCGACGACCTCGGCCTCGACGCCGCCGGTGTGACCACCGACGCCCACGGCTACGTCGAGACCGATGACCAGTTGCGCACGAGCGTCGACGGCATCTGGGCGATGGGGGACTGCAACGGCAAGGGTGCCTTCACCCACACGTCCTACAACGACTTCGAGATCGTCGCGGCCAACCTGTTCGACGACGACCCGCGGCGGGTGAGCGACCGGATCACTACCTACGCGCTCTACACCGATCCGCCACTCGGCCGGGCGGGCATGTCGGTCGACGAGGTACGCAAGACGGGGCGAAAGGCGTTGGTGGGCAAGCGTCCGATGACACGCGTCGGTCGTGCCGTGGAGAAGGGCGAGACTCAGGGCTTCATGAAGGTGGTCGTGGACGCGGAGACCGAGCAGATCCTCGGCGCCGCGATCCTCGGTGTGGGTGGCGACGAGGTGATCCAGGACATCCTCGACGTGATGACCGCCAAGCTGCCCTACACCGCGATCTCCCGCACCATGCACATCCACCCGACGGTGGGCGAGCTGGTGCCGACGATGCTGCAGGATCTCAAGCCGCTGAAGTAG
- a CDS encoding SRPBCC family protein has product MTDPEGRLTVDGDRAVLVFERRLAHPPEAVWAALTEPVHRDRWMGRSAVDGRAGGTIETVASGPALPPDVKRMTGRILVWDPPHVFEHEWNQVIVEPGVVRYELTPDGDGTLLTFTHRGLGIPNANGFRPGTQAFLDRLEAHLDGRPLPNWADRYQDIAGVSPLP; this is encoded by the coding sequence ATGACCGATCCCGAGGGACGACTCACCGTCGACGGCGACCGCGCCGTCCTCGTATTCGAGCGACGGCTCGCACACCCTCCCGAAGCCGTGTGGGCCGCCCTGACCGAACCGGTGCACCGCGACCGCTGGATGGGCCGCTCGGCGGTCGACGGCCGCGCCGGCGGCACCATCGAAACGGTGGCATCCGGCCCGGCGCTGCCGCCGGACGTCAAGCGGATGACGGGCCGGATCCTGGTCTGGGACCCGCCGCACGTGTTCGAGCACGAATGGAATCAGGTGATCGTCGAACCCGGCGTCGTGCGGTACGAGCTGACACCGGACGGGGACGGCACCCTGCTGACCTTCACGCACCGGGGCCTCGGCATCCCGAACGCCAACGGTTTCCGCCCCGGCACCCAGGCCTTCCTCGACCGGCTCGAGGCACACCTCGACGGCAGACCGCTACCCAACTGGGCCGACCGGTACCAGGACATCGCAGGCGTATCACCGCTTCCCTGA
- a CDS encoding ArsR/SmtB family transcription factor, which produces MDVFEAVADPGRRALLDALTAGERTAGELVDVLPGLAQPTVSRHLRVLREVGLVEVRPDAQRRIYALRADGLTEMDQWISRHRQYWADHLDALERHLDTTFGDQP; this is translated from the coding sequence GTGGACGTATTCGAGGCGGTCGCCGATCCGGGCAGGCGCGCACTGCTCGACGCGCTGACGGCGGGTGAACGAACGGCCGGCGAACTGGTCGACGTACTGCCCGGTCTGGCGCAGCCCACCGTGTCACGGCATCTGCGGGTGCTCCGCGAGGTCGGGCTGGTGGAGGTGCGGCCCGACGCGCAGCGCCGGATCTACGCCCTGCGTGCGGACGGCCTGACGGAGATGGACCAGTGGATCTCCCGGCACCGGCAGTACTGGGCCGATCACCTCGATGCCTTGGAACGCCACCTCGATACGACGTTCGGAGACCAACCATGA
- a CDS encoding DinB family protein: MTWQMLWYWTTALARLEQRDPPDRHDVTWPGSGMAAIAALRDLCTRWRTALTALDDEDLARPSAFPWPADAGRTVAHMTAWLNVELAKNAAEIGQIRMIRATTG, encoded by the coding sequence TTGACGTGGCAGATGCTCTGGTACTGGACGACGGCGCTGGCGCGATTGGAGCAGCGAGATCCTCCGGACCGCCACGACGTGACGTGGCCGGGCTCCGGCATGGCGGCGATCGCCGCTCTGCGCGACCTGTGCACCCGATGGCGGACCGCGCTCACCGCACTCGACGACGAGGATCTGGCTCGACCGTCGGCATTTCCGTGGCCGGCTGACGCCGGTCGCACGGTGGCGCACATGACGGCCTGGCTCAACGTCGAACTCGCGAAGAACGCCGCAGAGATCGGCCAGATCCGGATGATCCGCGCCACCACGGGCTAG
- a CDS encoding thioesterase family protein, which produces MIDPHYRRLPDGGDFHVFESTMGTASNWDPTIQHGSPPLALMTKAIEELGTGGGLRVGRLTLDILGAIPVAPVKVRAWVDRPGKRISLVMAEMLAVRPDGAERAVGRVSAWLLAPSDTADAATDRYPALVEGEEVPNSHAWLGAPGYLETVSWRKQATADGDAAVVWMSPLGHLVDEDPLTDLQRLAMVVDSANGVGAAIDPDEFVFMNTDTTVHLHRSPRGNDFALRSRGSIGPDGIGVTTAEIFDRHGFIGTSAQTLLVQRR; this is translated from the coding sequence GTGATCGATCCGCACTACCGTCGACTGCCCGACGGCGGTGACTTCCACGTGTTCGAGTCGACGATGGGTACGGCGAGCAACTGGGACCCGACGATCCAGCACGGGTCGCCACCGTTGGCGTTGATGACGAAGGCGATCGAGGAACTCGGGACCGGCGGGGGTCTGCGGGTGGGTCGGTTGACCCTCGACATCCTCGGAGCCATTCCGGTTGCGCCCGTGAAGGTTCGGGCCTGGGTGGACCGTCCCGGCAAGCGCATCTCGCTGGTGATGGCGGAGATGCTGGCCGTCCGGCCCGACGGCGCGGAACGCGCCGTGGGACGCGTGAGCGCGTGGCTGCTGGCGCCCAGCGACACCGCCGACGCGGCCACCGACCGTTATCCCGCCCTGGTCGAGGGCGAGGAGGTGCCCAACTCGCACGCCTGGCTGGGAGCGCCCGGTTATCTGGAGACGGTCAGTTGGCGCAAGCAGGCCACCGCCGACGGGGACGCCGCCGTGGTGTGGATGAGCCCGCTGGGCCACCTGGTCGACGAGGATCCCCTGACCGATCTGCAGCGGTTGGCGATGGTCGTCGACTCCGCGAATGGCGTAGGTGCCGCGATCGACCCGGACGAGTTCGTGTTCATGAACACCGACACGACGGTGCACCTGCACCGTTCGCCGCGCGGCAACGACTTCGCGCTGCGGTCGCGCGGTTCCATCGGCCCGGACGGCATCGGCGTGACCACCGCCGAGATCTTCGACCGGCACGGCTTCATCGGCACGTCGGCGCAGACGCTGCTCGTACAGCGTCGGTGA
- a CDS encoding RecB family exonuclease — protein sequence MTDQLQGRAAEPPRRPALSPSRASDFKQCPLLYRFRAIDRLPEPSSPAQVRGTLVHAALEQLYSLPAADRGPATAMSLIEPAWERVAVERPDFAAEFAPELRAEMLEQAGKLLSGYYRLEDPTRFDPQSCEQRVEVELADGTLLRGFVDRIDVAPTGEMRVVDYKTGKAPPAARALAEAKAMFQMKFYAVALLRSRDVLPARLRLIYLADGQVLDYSPDLDELIRFEKTLMAMWRAIQAAGQTGDFRPMPSRMCDWCAHHEHCPVFGGTPPPYPGWPQVTEPAA from the coding sequence GTGACCGATCAGCTGCAGGGGCGTGCCGCCGAGCCGCCGCGTCGCCCTGCCCTGTCGCCGTCACGGGCCAGCGACTTCAAGCAGTGCCCGCTGCTGTACCGGTTCCGCGCGATCGACCGCCTGCCCGAGCCGTCGTCGCCCGCCCAGGTTCGCGGCACGCTGGTGCACGCCGCACTCGAGCAGCTGTACTCGCTGCCCGCCGCGGACCGTGGGCCCGCCACCGCGATGTCGTTGATCGAGCCCGCGTGGGAGCGGGTGGCAGTCGAACGTCCCGACTTCGCGGCGGAGTTCGCACCGGAACTGCGGGCCGAGATGCTCGAGCAGGCCGGGAAACTGCTGTCGGGGTACTACCGGCTCGAGGATCCGACGCGGTTCGACCCGCAGAGCTGCGAGCAGCGCGTCGAGGTCGAACTCGCCGACGGCACGCTGCTGCGCGGCTTCGTCGACCGGATCGACGTCGCCCCGACCGGCGAGATGCGGGTGGTGGACTACAAGACCGGGAAGGCGCCCCCGGCGGCCCGTGCGCTCGCCGAGGCCAAGGCGATGTTCCAGATGAAGTTCTATGCCGTTGCGCTGCTGCGCTCCCGCGACGTGTTGCCTGCCCGGCTGCGGCTCATCTACCTCGCCGACGGCCAGGTGCTGGACTACAGCCCCGATCTCGATGAACTGATCAGGTTCGAGAAGACGCTGATGGCGATGTGGCGCGCCATTCAGGCGGCCGGACAGACCGGTGACTTCAGGCCCATGCCGTCGCGGATGTGCGACTGGTGCGCTCACCACGAGCACTGCCCCGTCTTCGGTGGCACACCGCCGCCCTACCCCGGCTGGCCCCAGGTGACGGAGCCCGCCGCGTGA
- a CDS encoding tRNA (adenine-N1)-methyltransferase: MNRTGPFVVGDRVQLTDAKGRHYTMVLKPGDEFHTHRGAIAHDNVIDQPEGSVVKSTNGDSFLVLRPLLIDYVLSMPRGAQVIYPKDAAQIVHEGDVFPGARVLEAGAGSGALTCSLLRAVGPQGTVTSYEIRDDHAPTAVRNVETFFGERPPNWDLRVADLADYDGGEVDRVVLDMLAPWEVLEAVGRALIPGGVLMVYVATVTQLSRTVEALREQQCWTEPRAWESLQRGWDVVGLAVRPQHSMRGHTAFLISARKLAPGAVTPTPLRRKRHL; this comes from the coding sequence GTGAACCGCACCGGTCCGTTCGTCGTAGGAGATCGCGTACAGCTGACCGACGCCAAGGGACGCCACTACACGATGGTCCTCAAGCCGGGCGACGAGTTCCACACCCATCGCGGTGCGATCGCGCACGACAACGTCATCGATCAGCCCGAGGGCAGCGTCGTGAAGTCCACCAACGGCGACTCGTTCCTCGTCCTGCGCCCGCTGCTGATCGACTACGTGCTGTCGATGCCGCGCGGTGCCCAGGTGATCTACCCGAAGGACGCTGCGCAGATCGTCCACGAGGGCGACGTCTTCCCGGGCGCCCGCGTCCTCGAGGCAGGCGCCGGCTCGGGTGCGTTGACCTGCTCGCTGCTGCGCGCCGTCGGGCCGCAGGGCACCGTCACCTCCTACGAGATCCGCGACGACCACGCCCCGACCGCGGTGCGCAACGTCGAGACGTTCTTCGGCGAGCGGCCACCGAACTGGGACCTGCGCGTCGCCGACCTCGCCGACTACGACGGCGGGGAGGTCGACCGGGTGGTGCTCGACATGCTGGCGCCATGGGAGGTGCTCGAGGCCGTCGGCAGGGCGCTCATCCCCGGCGGGGTCCTCATGGTCTACGTCGCGACGGTGACCCAGCTGTCCCGCACCGTCGAGGCACTGCGCGAACAGCAGTGCTGGACCGAGCCGCGAGCTTGGGAGAGCCTGCAGCGGGGCTGGGACGTCGTCGGCCTCGCCGTGCGACCCCAGCACTCGATGCGCGGCCACACCGCATTCCTGATCAGCGCCCGCAAGTTGGCCCCCGGCGCGGTCACTCCCACGCCGCTACGGCGCAAGCGCCACCTCTAG
- a CDS encoding DUF503 domain-containing protein — protein sequence MWIGWLEFDVLLGDVHSLKEKRSVVRPVIAELRRRFSVTAAETGDLDLHRRAGIGVAVVAADRAHVVDVLDKAERLVAMRPEIELLSTRRGLRRSTDD from the coding sequence GTGTGGATCGGCTGGCTCGAATTCGACGTTCTGCTCGGTGACGTGCACTCCCTCAAGGAGAAGCGTTCGGTGGTGCGGCCGGTGATCGCCGAACTCCGGCGGCGGTTCTCGGTCACGGCCGCCGAGACGGGCGACCTCGATCTGCACCGTCGCGCGGGCATCGGCGTGGCCGTCGTGGCGGCCGACCGCGCCCACGTCGTCGACGTGCTCGACAAGGCCGAGCGTCTGGTCGCGATGCGCCCCGAGATCGAACTGCTGTCCACGCGACGGGGTCTGCGCCGCAGCACCGACGACTGA
- the arc gene encoding proteasome ATPase translates to MSESERSGASPEDFTASMSSNEAAELEELRREAAVLRDQLAQVAGAPAGSRSPRDVHQLEARIDSLAARNAKLMDTLKEARQQLLALREEVDRLGQPPSGYGVLLATHEDDTVDVFTSGRKMRLTCSPNIDTAELKQGQTVRLNEALTVVEAGSFESVGEISTLREVLSDGHRALVVGHADEERIVWLAEPLVAAEFLTEGAPLADDEPNDDSRPRKLRPGDSLLVDTKAGYAFERVPKAEVEDLVLEEVPDVSYEDIGGLTRQIEQIRDAVELPFLHKDLYREYSLRPPKGVLLYGPPGCGKTLIAKAVANSLAKKMAELRGEDSREAKSYFLNIKGPELLNKFVGETERHIRMIFQRAREKASEGTPVIVFFDEMDSIFRTRGTGVSSDVETTVVPQLLSEIDGVEGLENVIVIGASNREDMIDPAILRPGRLDVKIKIERPDAEAAQDIFSKYLTENLPVHADDLAEFNGDRALTVKTMIEKVVDRMYAEVDENRFLEVTYANGDKEVMYFKDFNSGAMIQNVVDKAKKFAIKSVLESGQHGLRIQHLLDSIVDEFAENEDLPNTTNPDDWARISGKKGERIVYIRTLVTGKSSSASRAIDTESNLGQYL, encoded by the coding sequence ATGAGTGAGTCGGAGCGTTCGGGAGCCAGCCCAGAAGACTTCACTGCTTCCATGTCCAGCAACGAAGCTGCTGAGTTGGAGGAACTCCGTCGGGAGGCGGCGGTGCTGCGCGATCAACTCGCGCAGGTCGCCGGTGCGCCCGCCGGGTCGCGGAGCCCGCGAGACGTCCACCAACTGGAAGCCAGGATCGATTCGCTCGCGGCACGCAACGCGAAGCTGATGGACACCCTCAAGGAGGCGCGGCAGCAGTTGCTCGCGCTGCGCGAGGAAGTCGACCGGCTCGGGCAGCCGCCGAGCGGCTACGGAGTCCTGCTGGCCACACACGAGGACGACACGGTCGACGTGTTCACCTCTGGTCGCAAGATGCGCCTCACCTGCTCACCGAACATCGACACCGCCGAACTCAAGCAGGGCCAGACCGTTCGCCTCAACGAGGCGCTGACCGTCGTCGAGGCCGGTTCGTTCGAGTCGGTCGGCGAGATCAGCACGCTGCGCGAGGTCCTCTCCGACGGGCACCGTGCCCTCGTCGTCGGCCACGCCGACGAGGAGCGCATCGTGTGGCTCGCCGAGCCGCTGGTCGCCGCGGAGTTCCTCACCGAGGGCGCACCGCTGGCCGACGACGAACCCAACGACGACTCCCGGCCGCGCAAGCTCCGCCCGGGCGACTCGCTGCTCGTCGACACCAAGGCCGGCTACGCGTTCGAGCGCGTGCCCAAGGCCGAGGTCGAGGATCTCGTGCTGGAGGAGGTGCCGGACGTCAGCTACGAGGACATCGGTGGCCTGACCCGGCAGATCGAGCAGATCCGCGATGCCGTCGAACTGCCGTTCCTGCACAAGGACCTCTACCGCGAGTACTCACTGCGTCCGCCGAAGGGCGTGCTGCTCTACGGCCCGCCCGGCTGCGGCAAGACGCTGATCGCCAAGGCGGTCGCGAACTCGCTGGCGAAGAAGATGGCGGAGCTGCGCGGCGAGGACTCTCGCGAGGCGAAGTCGTACTTCCTCAACATCAAGGGCCCCGAGTTGCTCAACAAGTTCGTCGGCGAGACCGAGCGGCACATCCGCATGATCTTCCAGCGGGCTCGCGAGAAGGCGTCCGAGGGCACCCCGGTGATCGTGTTCTTCGACGAGATGGACTCGATCTTCCGCACCCGCGGCACCGGCGTCAGCTCCGACGTGGAGACCACGGTCGTGCCTCAGCTGCTGTCCGAGATCGACGGTGTCGAGGGCCTGGAGAACGTCATCGTGATCGGCGCGTCCAACCGCGAGGACATGATCGACCCGGCGATCCTGCGGCCCGGCCGCCTGGACGTCAAGATCAAGATCGAGCGCCCGGATGCCGAAGCGGCACAGGACATCTTCAGCAAGTACCTGACCGAGAACCTCCCCGTGCACGCCGACGACCTCGCCGAGTTCAACGGCGACCGGGCGTTGACGGTCAAGACGATGATCGAGAAGGTCGTCGACCGGATGTACGCCGAGGTCGACGAGAACAGGTTCCTGGAGGTCACCTACGCCAACGGTGACAAGGAAGTCATGTACTTCAAGGACTTCAACTCCGGGGCGATGATCCAGAACGTGGTCGACAAGGCCAAGAAGTTCGCGATCAAGTCGGTGCTGGAGAGCGGTCAGCACGGCCTGCGCATCCAGCACCTGCTGGACTCGATCGTCGACGAGTTCGCCGAGAACGAGGACCTGCCCAACACCACCAATCCGGATGACTGGGCACGGATCTCGGGCAAGAAGGGCGAGCGGATCGTCTACATCCGCACGCTCGTCACAGGCAAGTCGTCGAGCGCGTCGCGGGCCATCGACACCGAATCGAACCTGGGCCAATACCTCTAG
- a CDS encoding sensor histidine kinase gives MARGLNWGISARSAFVAASMVFVALAVAGAGLAAVQYQTMLYGVDSAAASRVEALAEEVRFAGPDAVDPALLDTDERIVAVQIISSDGSVVRHSASAPTTPLLPISEVGTGLLIGIPGDSSPYGRIRFGAQTVDGPEGRYTILVGEGSATIVSTVRNVAIVLALAAPVVIGVSGLATYLLVRRSMRSVDEIRSRVADISTSDLTGRVPVPASRDEIAALAVTMNEMLARIEAGHAAQQRFVGDASHELRSPLTTIISALEVAVAHPEVFDAELAAGTLIPEAQRMKALIDDLLLLARADERGLTVARDDVDLDDVVATEVDRLRRRTTLTVRSVIPPARMTGDAAALSRAVRNLLDNAARHANSRIDVTVTAEADRLLVEVCDDGSGIPPADRIRVFDRFVRLDPDRSRTAGGTGLGLAIVREIVAAHGGTVTIGDRDGVGTAVSLQLPLTWAPESRR, from the coding sequence ATGGCGAGAGGGTTGAACTGGGGCATCTCGGCGCGTTCGGCATTCGTCGCGGCGTCCATGGTGTTCGTGGCCCTGGCCGTCGCCGGTGCGGGTCTGGCCGCGGTGCAGTACCAGACGATGCTCTACGGCGTCGACAGCGCCGCCGCGTCGCGGGTCGAAGCGCTCGCCGAGGAGGTCCGGTTCGCCGGACCGGACGCCGTCGATCCCGCTCTGCTGGACACCGACGAGCGGATCGTGGCCGTGCAGATCATCTCGTCCGACGGGTCGGTGGTGCGGCACTCGGCGTCGGCCCCGACGACGCCGCTGCTGCCGATCTCCGAGGTCGGCACCGGGCTCCTGATCGGAATCCCCGGGGACAGCTCGCCCTACGGGCGCATCCGCTTCGGCGCGCAGACCGTCGACGGACCCGAGGGGCGCTACACGATCCTGGTCGGCGAGGGCAGCGCCACCATCGTCTCGACGGTGCGCAACGTCGCCATCGTGCTCGCGCTCGCCGCGCCCGTCGTCATCGGTGTCTCGGGGCTGGCGACCTACCTGCTGGTGCGCCGCTCGATGCGGTCGGTCGACGAGATCCGTTCCCGCGTAGCGGACATCAGTACCTCCGACCTGACCGGCCGGGTGCCGGTGCCCGCCAGCCGCGACGAGATCGCCGCACTGGCCGTCACGATGAACGAGATGCTCGCCCGCATCGAGGCGGGGCACGCGGCACAGCAGCGGTTCGTCGGAGACGCTTCGCACGAGTTGCGCAGCCCGCTGACGACGATCATCTCGGCGCTGGAGGTGGCCGTCGCGCACCCGGAGGTCTTCGACGCCGAACTTGCCGCAGGCACGCTGATTCCCGAGGCGCAGCGGATGAAGGCATTGATCGACGACCTGCTGCTACTCGCCCGTGCCGACGAGCGCGGCCTGACCGTCGCGCGCGACGACGTGGACCTCGACGACGTCGTCGCCACCGAGGTCGACCGCCTGCGCCGGCGCACCACCTTGACGGTGCGCTCGGTCATCCCGCCCGCCCGCATGACGGGGGATGCGGCCGCGCTCTCGCGGGCGGTGCGCAATCTGCTCGACAATGCGGCGCGACACGCCAACTCGCGCATCGACGTCACGGTGACCGCCGAAGCCGACCGGCTGCTCGTCGAGGTCTGCGACGACGGTTCGGGCATTCCGCCTGCCGACCGGATCCGCGTCTTCGACCGCTTCGTCCGGCTCGACCCCGACCGGTCGCGCACCGCGGGCGGCACCGGCCTGGGGCTTGCGATCGTCCGTGAGATCGTCGCTGCCCATGGCGGCACGGTGACGATCGGGGACCGCGACGGCGTGGGAACCGCGGTCAGCCTTCAGCTTCCGCTGACGTGGGCGCCGGAGTCGAGACGGTAA